A window of the Trichoderma asperellum chromosome 6, complete sequence genome harbors these coding sequences:
- a CDS encoding uncharacterized protein (TransMembrane:1 (o75-94i)~BUSCO:EOG092D2UGI) — MSHSMFASSRAIQGALRRLPAQQCQRCISNSAFQPKQLRPVLPRVPVQSRQPITQKRTKFKTIEQAKSRYSTGPFSWKAAILFVGTCGGLVWYFEFEKERMQRKRIAETTKGVGRPKVGGPFELIDQNGEKFTSEMMRGKHSLVYFGFTRCPDICPEELDKMARMLEIVDAKIPNNGLLPIFVTCDPARDDPEALKGYLAEFSPKLIGLTGTYDEIKDMCKKYRVYFSTPRDVKPGQDYLVDHSIYFYLMDPDGDFVEALGRQHSPEEGAKLMIDHLNDWKRNH; from the exons ATGTCGCACTCAATGTTTGCCTCATCGAGAGCCATTCAAGGCGCCCTGCGAAGACTGCCTGCGCAGCAATGCCAACGATGCATCTCCAACAGCGCTTTCCAGCCGAAGCAGCTTCGGCCTGTCCTCCCACGAGTGCCAGTTCAGTCCCGGCAGCCGATTACACAGAAGCGAACCAAATTCAAGACTATCGAGCAAGCGAAGAGCCGGTATAGCACAGGG CCCTTCTCATGGAAGGCAGCCATCTTGTTTGTGGGTACATGTGGTGGATTGGTGTGGTACTTTGAGTTTGAAAAGGAGCGCATGCAGCGAAAGAGAATAGCAGAGACAACCAAGGGCGTTGGCCGTCCCAAGGTTGGAGGACCCTTTGAGCTGATTGACCAGAACGGCGAGAAGTTCACCAGCGAAATGATGCGCGGCAAGCATTCATTG GTTTACTTTGGATTCACGCGCTGCCCGGATATTTGCCCGGAAGAGCTCGACAAGATGGCCCGCATGCTGGAGATTGTCGATGCCAAGATCCCCAACAACGGACTGCTCCCCATCTTCGTGACCTGCGACCCGGCGCGCGACGATCCTGAAGCGCTCAAGGGCTACCTTGCCGAATTCAGCCCCAAGCTAATTGGCCTGACGGGCACCTACGATGAAATTAAAGACATGTGCAAGAAATATAGAGTGTACTTCAGCACGCCGCGAGACGTCAAGCCTGGACAGGACTACTTGGTCGATCACAGCATCTACTTTTACCTGATGGACCCAGATGGCGACTTTGTAGAGGCTCTGGGACGACAACACTCACCGGAAGAGGGAGCGAAGCTGATGATTGATCATCTGAATGACTGGAAGAGAAACCATTAA